The sequence GACGCACTCGTCCCCGGGTGGGGACCGACGACGGTTCTGCGATCGACCGACGAGGTCGTCGAGCTCAAGAAGGGCGAGGGCGGCGCGATATTCATCCACGGCAGCGCGGAACTCGCCCGACGGCTGTCCGACGCCGGGTTGATCGACCGGTACCACCTGCTCTGCTTCCCGCTCCTACTCGGTGCCGGAAAGAGCCTGTTCAGCACTGCGGACAAGGCCAAACAGGTACTGCGCCTCCGGGACTCCGCGGCCTATCCGAACGGTGTCGTCAAGCTGCTCTACGATGTCGTCCGCTAATTCAGGTCCAGGGCGATCGGGCCGCCAGCGCCCTCGCGCAGTTGCCGCGCCGTACGGCCCACGTACCGGCGCAGCGCTCGGGCCAGGTGCGGCTCGTCAACGTAGTCGAGCCGAGAGACGACATCGGCCACCGGGGTGGCGGCAGCCAGGAGCGCCGCGGCCTCGCGTACCCGTTCGACCTGCCGCACGGCGCCCTGGGTGAGCCCGGTCGCCGCTCGAAATCGACGTTCGACGGTACGCTGCGAGACCGGTGGCCGGTGGCCTCGGCGGACCGCGGTGACGATCGGGTCCCGGACGACGGCTCCCGTGCGGACCAGGCGGTCCACCAGGGCCTCGGCGTCGTCCGGACCGGGTGTCTCCCAGCGGACGCCAGCCAGCCGGAACGTCCGGCGGGTGGTGTCGGGAAGCTGGGTGCCGCCGTCCACAAGAGCCGGCGTCGGTAGGACCCGCAGCGACGTACCCACGGCGAAGTCGATTCCGACGAAGCGCGCGCCCTCCGGCACCGGCGCGATGTCGGTCTTCGTCTCGGGTCCGGTGACGGCCGCGTACCAGGTGCCCTGCCGCTCCCAGAACACCAGGCCCCAGCAGGCCGTCGCTACCGAGGTCATCTCCGTGGCACCCGCACTCGTTCCGGTCCATACGGCCTCGATCCAGGATGAGTCGGACGAGCGTGTCTGGAGCCGTAGAGCCACCGGAAGAGGATAGAGGACCGCACTCGCTGACCCACCCGGACCTGCACAAGGCGAACCGGAGCACCGCCGTCGGGGCCGTTTCCGCAGGCCCGGCCCGGGTATCTCGGGGAGGAGCTGGCTGGAGGGGAGGTCGTGTGCCGTGAGCCGTCGGAACGACCCGCAACAGACGTACCGAGAGTTCACCGCGGCGGTGAACATGCGCCCCGGTGAACTCTCGAAGTGGCTGGAAACCGAGAAGTCCAAGCATGTGGGCTGGCGAAGAAGGGGCGATCAGAGCGGCGAGACGGTCGGCCACCGCTCCGGCCGACGGATCCTCGACCTGCTCCGGCGTCGACGGGGCGACCTCTCCGAGGACGACTACCGGCACATGCGCAAGGTTGTCGGCTATGTCCGCCGGCACATGGCGCAGCGGCCCAGCGGCGACGTTCGGGACACCCGATGGCGGTACTCGCTGATGAACTGGGGGCACGACCCGAGCAAGGGCCCGCTGCCGCCACCGGGTGGTCCGTCCCGCAAGGCGCTACAACGACACGGTGCCCCGCCCAAGGAACGCCGAGGCCCAGGCCGGTAGCGGGTCGCTCAGTGGTCGGCGCTGTTCCAGTCCCGCCCGTCGCCGACCGACACCTCCAGCGGCACGGACAGCGGGAACGCCCCGCCCATCTCCCGCCGGACCAACGCCTCCAGCGCCTCCCGCTCCCCGGGGGCCACCTCGAAGACCAGTTCGTCGTGCACCTGGAGCA comes from Salinispora tropica CNB-440 and encodes:
- a CDS encoding dihydrofolate reductase family protein — its product is MRELVYTGFISLDGVLDSPGGGPGEEHRSRGWVFKDIEFLPEAFSLKGEELEETSALMFGRRSYEAFAPIWRDSDDHADYRELPKYVVSAALPDDALVPGWGPTTVLRSTDEVVELKKGEGGAIFIHGSAELARRLSDAGLIDRYHLLCFPLLLGAGKSLFSTADKAKQVLRLRDSAAYPNGVVKLLYDVVR
- a CDS encoding helix-turn-helix domain-containing protein, encoding MALRLQTRSSDSSWIEAVWTGTSAGATEMTSVATACWGLVFWERQGTWYAAVTGPETKTDIAPVPEGARFVGIDFAVGTSLRVLPTPALVDGGTQLPDTTRRTFRLAGVRWETPGPDDAEALVDRLVRTGAVVRDPIVTAVRRGHRPPVSQRTVERRFRAATGLTQGAVRQVERVREAAALLAAATPVADVVSRLDYVDEPHLARALRRYVGRTARQLREGAGGPIALDLN
- a CDS encoding DUF3140 domain-containing protein, with translation MSRRNDPQQTYREFTAAVNMRPGELSKWLETEKSKHVGWRRRGDQSGETVGHRSGRRILDLLRRRRGDLSEDDYRHMRKVVGYVRRHMAQRPSGDVRDTRWRYSLMNWGHDPSKGPLPPPGGPSRKALQRHGAPPKERRGPGR